A portion of the Enterobacter sp. SA187 genome contains these proteins:
- the thiB gene encoding thiamine ABC transporter substrate binding subunit yields the protein MLKKCLPFLLLIAAPAFAKPVLTVYTYDSFAADWGPGPKVKKAFEADCNCELKLVALEDGVSLLNRLRMEGKNSKADVVLGLDNNLLEAATQTKLFAKSGIPNDAVNVPGGWKNDTFVPFDYGYFAFVYDKNKLKNPPKSLKELVESDQKWRVIYQDPRTSTPGLGLLLWMQKVYGDKTPDAWQKLAAKTVTVTKGWSEAYGLFLKGESDLVLSYTTSPAYHAIEEKKDNYAAAGFSEGHYLQVEVAARTAASKQPELAKKFLKFMVTPAFQNTIATGNWMYPVTSVALPAGFDQLVKPATTLEYSPQDVAAKRADWISAWQRAVSR from the coding sequence GTGTTAAAAAAATGTCTGCCGTTCCTGCTGCTGATTGCCGCGCCCGCCTTTGCCAAACCCGTTCTTACCGTTTACACCTACGACTCCTTTGCCGCTGACTGGGGCCCTGGCCCGAAAGTCAAAAAGGCCTTTGAAGCGGACTGCAACTGCGAGCTGAAGCTGGTGGCGCTGGAAGATGGCGTCTCGCTGCTCAACCGTCTGCGCATGGAAGGCAAAAACAGCAAAGCCGACGTGGTGCTGGGGCTGGATAACAACCTGCTGGAAGCGGCCACGCAAACTAAACTGTTTGCGAAAAGCGGCATCCCGAATGATGCAGTGAACGTGCCGGGCGGCTGGAAAAACGACACCTTCGTACCGTTCGATTACGGCTATTTCGCCTTTGTCTATGACAAAAACAAACTGAAAAACCCGCCGAAAAGCCTGAAAGAACTGGTGGAAAGCGACCAGAAATGGCGTGTGATCTACCAGGATCCGCGCACCAGCACGCCAGGCCTCGGCCTGCTGCTGTGGATGCAAAAAGTCTATGGCGATAAGACGCCGGACGCCTGGCAAAAACTCGCCGCGAAAACCGTCACCGTCACCAAAGGCTGGAGCGAGGCTTACGGCCTGTTCCTGAAAGGTGAAAGCGACCTGGTGCTGAGCTACACCACCTCCCCGGCGTATCACGCCATTGAAGAGAAGAAAGACAACTACGCCGCCGCGGGCTTCAGCGAAGGTCACTATTTGCAGGTGGAAGTTGCCGCCCGCACCGCCGCCAGCAAGCAGCCGGAACTGGCGAAGAAGTTCCTGAAATTTATGGTGACCCCGGCGTTCCAGAACACTATCGCCACCGGCAACTGGATGTATCCGGTGACCAGCGTGGCGCTGCCCGCGGGCTTTGACCAGCTGGTGAAACCGGCCACCACGCTGGAATACTCCCCGCAGGATGTCGCCGCGAAGCGTGCCGACTGGATCAGTGCATGGCAACGCGCCGTCAGCCGTTAA
- the thiQ gene encoding thiamine ABC transporter ATP-binding protein ThiQ, translating to MLKLTDTTWLYHHLPMRFTLNIERGEQVAILGPSGAGKSTLLNLIAGFLQPDSGSIMLENEDHTRTPPSSRPVSMLFQENNLFTHLTVRQNIGLGLHPGLKLNDTQRATLAVIAAQMGLGSLLDRLPDQLSGGQRQRVALARCLVREQPVLLLDEPFSALDPALRQEMLALVNEVCQRQNLTLLMVSHSVEDALRIAPRSLVIADGRIAWDGSTQALVSGQSPASALLGIAAP from the coding sequence ATGCTAAAACTGACTGATACCACCTGGCTTTACCATCACCTGCCCATGCGCTTTACGCTGAATATCGAGCGGGGTGAACAGGTGGCGATCCTCGGGCCGAGCGGCGCGGGGAAAAGCACGCTGCTGAATCTGATCGCCGGGTTTTTACAGCCGGACAGCGGCTCGATCATGCTGGAAAACGAGGATCACACGCGTACGCCACCGTCGAGCCGCCCGGTGTCGATGCTGTTCCAGGAAAACAATTTGTTCACCCATCTGACGGTGCGGCAGAACATTGGTCTGGGGCTGCATCCCGGCTTAAAACTTAACGACACCCAGCGCGCCACTCTCGCGGTCATTGCCGCGCAGATGGGGCTGGGATCGCTGCTCGATCGTCTGCCAGATCAGCTCTCCGGCGGGCAACGTCAGCGCGTGGCGCTGGCGCGCTGTCTGGTACGCGAACAGCCGGTATTGCTGCTTGATGAGCCGTTTTCCGCCCTGGATCCGGCGCTGCGTCAGGAGATGCTGGCGCTGGTTAACGAGGTGTGTCAGCGCCAGAACCTGACGCTGCTGATGGTGTCGCACAGTGTGGAAGATGCGCTGCGCATCGCCCCGCGCTCGCTGGTGATCGCCGACGGGCGCATTGCCTGGGACGGCAGCACCCAGGCGCTGGTGAGCGGGCAGTCGCCCGCCTCGGCATTACTGGGGATCGCCGCACCGTAA
- a CDS encoding PTS sugar transporter subunit IIC, with protein MIKGFNASAALDRLAYWAGRMAAQRHLTAIREGFIFLMPLIIAASFFVLINNVVLNEKAGLMGLLGIKADWLVPAREIGIRIYNGTLNILTLLATAMIAWRMALAREQAGAIHAVFALACLVIFFPLEQTLQMADQIVRVPGLIAASETAASGLFVGIIIALISSELLTLAQRSRYLAIRMPDSVPPAVASSFNVILPMLLLLTLFGLLAVLIEVCFGTNLHHLVNEVVQAPLQNALQSLHGVLGLLFSMNMLWFFGIHGVSIMMPITEPTLLVAIQENAAALQQGAVPPHIVTKPFIDAFGYMGGGGQTIGLVIAMLIASRREDHRTITRLSGVPSLFNINEPMIFGIPLIFNPLLLVPFILTPLLSVGIAWFATALELIDKTTVLIPWTTPPVLSAFLATGGDWRAALLALLLLILSVLIYLPFVLALNRQKQAEQGA; from the coding sequence ATGATAAAGGGATTTAACGCCAGCGCGGCACTCGACAGGCTGGCTTACTGGGCAGGCAGAATGGCGGCGCAGCGCCATCTCACGGCGATCAGGGAAGGATTTATTTTTCTGATGCCGCTGATCATAGCCGCCTCGTTTTTTGTACTCATCAATAATGTGGTACTGAATGAAAAAGCCGGGCTGATGGGACTGCTCGGTATAAAAGCCGACTGGCTTGTTCCCGCCAGAGAAATTGGTATACGCATTTACAATGGCACGCTCAATATTCTGACGCTACTCGCAACAGCGATGATAGCGTGGCGCATGGCGCTCGCGCGTGAACAGGCGGGAGCTATTCATGCGGTCTTCGCGCTGGCCTGTCTGGTGATCTTTTTCCCCCTTGAGCAGACGTTGCAGATGGCGGATCAAATCGTTCGGGTTCCCGGCCTTATCGCCGCCAGCGAAACCGCCGCCAGCGGCCTGTTTGTCGGCATTATCATCGCCCTGATAAGCAGCGAACTGTTGACGCTGGCGCAGCGCAGTCGCTATCTGGCGATCCGCATGCCTGACAGCGTTCCACCCGCTGTAGCCAGCTCTTTTAACGTTATTCTTCCCATGTTGTTGCTGCTCACCCTGTTTGGCCTGCTGGCAGTGTTAATTGAAGTATGTTTCGGCACTAACCTGCACCATCTGGTGAACGAGGTTGTGCAGGCGCCGCTGCAAAACGCATTACAAAGTCTGCATGGCGTGCTCGGCCTGCTGTTCAGCATGAATATGCTGTGGTTTTTCGGCATCCATGGCGTATCGATCATGATGCCGATCACCGAGCCAACGCTGCTGGTGGCGATCCAGGAAAACGCCGCCGCGCTTCAGCAGGGCGCTGTTCCGCCACACATTGTCACCAAACCTTTTATTGACGCTTTCGGATATATGGGCGGCGGCGGGCAGACCATCGGATTGGTTATCGCCATGCTCATCGCCTCGCGCCGGGAAGATCACCGGACCATCACCCGGCTTTCCGGCGTGCCGTCGTTGTTCAACATCAATGAGCCGATGATTTTTGGCATCCCGCTTATCTTTAATCCGCTGCTGCTGGTGCCCTTTATTCTGACGCCGCTCCTGAGCGTCGGCATCGCCTGGTTCGCCACCGCGCTTGAGCTGATCGATAAAACCACCGTGCTGATCCCCTGGACCACGCCGCCAGTGCTCTCCGCATTTCTCGCCACGGGCGGGGACTGGCGCGCCGCGCTGCTGGCCCTGCTGTTGCTGATACTTTCGGTGTTGATCTATCTGCCTTTCGTGCTGGCGCTGAATCGCCAGAAACAAGCGGAACAAGGAGCATAA
- a CDS encoding sugar efflux transporter: protein MLWLMTMGRRLNGVYAAFMIVAFMMGIAGALQAPTLSLFLSREVGAQPFWVGLFYTVNAIAGILVSLWLAKRSDSRGDRRKLIMLCCAMAIGNALLFAFNRHYLTLITCGVLLASIANTAMPQLFALAREYADNSAREVVMFSSVMRAQLSLAWVIGPPLAFMIALNYGFTAMFCIAAGIFAISLALIALILPSVARVEQAADVPVTRVSGWGDKNVRLLFIASTLMWTCNTMYIIDMPLWISADLGLPDKLAGILMGTAAGLEIPAMILAGFYVKRFGKRRMMTLAVAAGVLFYIGLIFFHSHVALLILQLFNAIFIGIVAGIGMLWFQDLMPGRAGSATTLFTNSISTGVILAGVIQGALAQSYGHGVVYWVIAGISLVTLGITSRVKDV from the coding sequence ATGCTGTGGCTTATGACGATGGGCAGACGTCTGAACGGGGTCTATGCCGCGTTTATGATCGTTGCCTTTATGATGGGGATCGCCGGCGCATTGCAGGCGCCGACGCTCAGTCTGTTTCTCAGCCGTGAGGTGGGCGCGCAACCCTTCTGGGTGGGCCTGTTTTATACCGTCAACGCCATCGCCGGGATCCTGGTGAGCCTGTGGCTGGCGAAACGATCCGACAGCCGGGGCGATCGCCGCAAACTGATCATGCTCTGTTGCGCCATGGCCATCGGCAATGCGCTTTTGTTTGCCTTCAACCGCCACTATCTGACGCTCATTACCTGCGGCGTGCTGCTGGCCTCTATCGCCAATACCGCCATGCCGCAGCTGTTTGCCCTTGCGCGGGAATATGCCGATAACTCGGCGCGTGAAGTGGTGATGTTCAGCTCGGTGATGCGTGCGCAGCTGTCGCTGGCGTGGGTGATCGGCCCGCCGCTGGCCTTTATGATCGCGCTGAATTACGGCTTCACCGCCATGTTCTGCATCGCCGCCGGGATCTTCGCCATCAGCCTGGCGCTGATTGCGCTGATCCTGCCGTCGGTGGCGAGGGTGGAGCAGGCGGCCGATGTGCCGGTCACCCGCGTCAGCGGCTGGGGCGACAAAAACGTGCGTCTGCTGTTTATCGCCTCCACGCTGATGTGGACCTGCAACACCATGTACATCATCGATATGCCGCTGTGGATCAGTGCCGATCTGGGGCTGCCGGATAAGCTGGCGGGGATCCTGATGGGTACGGCGGCAGGGCTGGAAATCCCGGCGATGATCCTCGCAGGCTTCTACGTTAAGCGCTTCGGCAAACGCCGCATGATGACTCTCGCGGTGGCGGCGGGCGTGCTGTTTTATATCGGCCTGATTTTCTTCCACAGCCATGTGGCGCTGCTCATCCTGCAACTGTTTAACGCCATTTTTATTGGCATTGTCGCCGGGATCGGCATGCTGTGGTTCCAGGATCTGATGCCGGGCCGGGCAGGATCGGCGACCACGCTGTTCACCAACAGTATCTCCACCGGCGTGATTTTAGCCGGGGTGATCCAGGGCGCGCTGGCGCAAAGTTACGGTCACGGGGTGGTGTACTGGGTGATTGCCGGGATTTCGCTGGTCACGCTTGGCATCACCAGCCGGGTGAAGGACGTGTAG
- a CDS encoding GNAT family N-acetyltransferase, with protein sequence MGKVTAPQPLNSSHILSEFHCGEAVLDEWIRHRGLKNHSTGAARTFVVCRGKTSQVVGFYSLATGSVTHAIAPGSLRRNMPEPIPVIILARLAVDASYHGKGLGADLLHDAVLRIYRVAENIGVRAIMVHALSDAAKNFYLHHGFVVSNTQENTLFLRLPEIL encoded by the coding sequence GTGGGAAAAGTAACAGCTCCGCAACCGCTTAACTCTTCACATATTCTTTCTGAGTTTCATTGTGGGGAAGCAGTACTGGATGAATGGATCAGGCACCGGGGATTAAAAAATCACTCCACCGGTGCGGCCAGAACATTTGTGGTATGCAGGGGAAAGACGTCACAGGTGGTTGGATTTTACTCCCTGGCTACCGGCAGCGTGACTCACGCCATTGCACCCGGCAGTTTACGACGAAACATGCCTGAGCCTATTCCTGTCATTATCCTGGCACGTCTTGCAGTCGATGCGAGTTACCACGGCAAAGGTCTGGGCGCGGATTTACTTCATGATGCCGTTTTACGCATTTATCGTGTGGCTGAGAATATAGGTGTGCGCGCAATTATGGTTCATGCCCTCTCTGACGCGGCGAAAAACTTCTACCTGCATCATGGCTTTGTAGTTTCGAATACGCAGGAAAATACACTTTTCCTACGCTTACCCGAAATCCTGTAG
- the sgrR gene encoding HTH-type transcriptional regulator SgrR: MSSGRLQQQFIRLWQCCDGASRETTLSELAELLSCSRRHMRTLLNTMQARGWLTWEAEAGRGKRSRLTFLYTGLALQQQRAEDLLEQDRIDQLVQLVGDKTAVRQMLVSHLGRSFRQGRHILRVLYYRPLRNLLPGTALRRSETHIARQIFSALTRVNEENGELEADIAHHWQQLSPLHWRFYLRPGIHFHHGRELEMRDVITSLERINAFPLYSHITQIVSPTPWTLDIHLSEPDSWLPWLLGHVQSMILPYEWESMSNFASLPVGTGPYAVTRNNSSQLKIQAFDDYFGFRALIDEVNVWVLPEVNDDPSGGLTLEGPGEGEKAIESRLEEGCYYLLFDARTPKGNNAAVRDWISHVLSPASLLYHGDEHYQRFWFPAYGLLPRWHHARPGGSEIEKPAGLESLTLTYYREHQEHKVIARSMIALLAQHHVRLEIQEVEYEEWHSGEVTSDIWLNSANFTLPLDFSLFTHLYEVPLLQRCIPRDWQQDAAHWRAGEMNLANWCQQLMANRAIVPLIHHWLTINGQRSMRGLRMNTLGWFDFKSAWFAPPEP; this comes from the coding sequence ATGTCGTCGGGCCGTCTGCAACAACAATTCATCCGCCTGTGGCAGTGTTGCGACGGCGCTTCCAGGGAAACCACGCTGAGCGAACTGGCGGAACTGCTGAGCTGTTCGCGCCGCCATATGCGTACCCTGCTCAACACCATGCAGGCGCGCGGCTGGCTGACATGGGAAGCGGAAGCCGGACGGGGTAAGCGCTCACGTCTCACCTTCCTTTATACCGGGCTGGCGTTGCAACAGCAGCGGGCAGAAGATCTGCTGGAGCAGGATCGTATCGATCAGCTGGTGCAGCTGGTGGGCGACAAAACCGCCGTGCGCCAGATGCTGGTGTCGCATCTGGGGCGCAGTTTTCGCCAGGGCCGCCATATTTTGCGTGTGCTCTATTACCGCCCGCTGCGCAACCTGCTGCCCGGCACGGCGTTAAGACGCTCTGAAACCCATATCGCCCGCCAGATCTTCAGCGCCCTGACGCGGGTAAATGAGGAAAACGGGGAACTGGAAGCGGATATCGCCCATCACTGGCAACAGCTTTCGCCGCTGCACTGGCGATTTTATCTGCGGCCCGGCATTCATTTTCACCACGGCCGCGAACTGGAGATGCGCGACGTCATCACCTCCCTTGAGCGTATCAACGCCTTTCCGCTCTATTCGCACATCACGCAGATCGTCTCTCCCACGCCCTGGACGCTGGACATTCACCTCTCTGAGCCGGACAGCTGGTTGCCCTGGCTGCTGGGCCATGTGCAGTCGATGATCCTGCCCTATGAATGGGAGTCGATGAGCAACTTCGCCAGCCTGCCGGTCGGCACCGGCCCCTATGCCGTCACCCGTAACAACAGCAGCCAGCTGAAGATCCAGGCTTTTGACGACTACTTTGGCTTTCGCGCGCTGATTGATGAGGTGAACGTCTGGGTGCTGCCGGAAGTGAACGACGATCCCAGCGGCGGCCTGACGCTGGAAGGCCCCGGCGAGGGCGAAAAAGCCATTGAGAGCCGTCTTGAAGAGGGCTGCTACTACCTGCTGTTCGATGCCCGTACGCCAAAGGGCAACAATGCGGCGGTGCGGGACTGGATCAGCCATGTGCTCTCCCCTGCTAGCCTGCTGTATCACGGCGACGAGCACTATCAGCGCTTCTGGTTTCCGGCATATGGCCTGCTGCCGCGCTGGCATCACGCGCGACCCGGCGGTAGCGAGATCGAAAAACCCGCCGGTCTGGAATCCCTCACCCTTACCTACTACCGGGAACATCAGGAGCACAAAGTCATCGCCCGCTCAATGATCGCCCTGCTGGCACAGCACCATGTGCGGCTGGAGATCCAGGAGGTGGAGTACGAGGAGTGGCACAGCGGCGAGGTGACAAGCGATATCTGGCTGAACAGCGCCAACTTCACGCTGCCGCTCGATTTTTCGCTGTTCACGCATTTATACGAAGTGCCGCTACTCCAGCGGTGCATTCCCCGCGACTGGCAGCAGGATGCCGCGCACTGGCGCGCAGGCGAAATGAATCTGGCGAACTGGTGCCAGCAGCTGATGGCGAACCGCGCGATAGTGCCGCTGATCCATCACTGGCTGACCATCAACGGTCAGCGCAGTATGCGCGGCCTGCGCATGAATACGCTGGGGTGGTTTGACTTTAAATCGGCGTGGTTTGCGCCGCCGGAGCCATAA
- a CDS encoding type II toxin-antitoxin system TacA family antitoxin gives MLYNGANMKSDVQLNIRAKEAQRALIDTAASILHKSRTDFILETACQAAENVILDRRMYNLNDEQYAEFITMLDAPVTANPALDTLLARKPQWEK, from the coding sequence TTGCTATACAACGGAGCCAACATGAAATCAGATGTCCAGCTCAATATCAGGGCTAAAGAAGCGCAGAGAGCACTTATCGATACTGCCGCCAGTATTCTTCATAAATCACGGACTGATTTTATACTTGAGACAGCCTGTCAGGCCGCTGAAAACGTCATCCTTGATCGTCGAATGTACAATCTCAATGATGAGCAGTATGCCGAATTTATCACTATGCTGGACGCCCCGGTTACCGCTAATCCGGCGCTGGATACACTGCTGGCGAGAAAACCGCAGTGGGAAAAGTAA
- a CDS encoding DUF4142 domain-containing protein: MQKSKTLKGLLAVSAVAAMFTTLGVQAQTQSSTATSDATSQTASGAKLSSGDEKAVKDMAQANINEIAAAKIALSKAQSSDVKAFAQKMVDDHGAALTKVQTVAQQKGVTLPTEPDAEHKAMAAKLEKASGDDFDKMYMENAGTKDHKMVLTKLQSDAKMIKDPDVKALADAHTPVVEQHLKSAEQMTK; the protein is encoded by the coding sequence ATGCAAAAGAGCAAAACCTTGAAAGGACTGCTGGCCGTATCGGCAGTGGCTGCGATGTTCACCACGCTCGGCGTGCAAGCCCAGACACAATCCAGCACTGCAACGAGTGACGCCACCAGCCAGACCGCATCGGGCGCTAAGCTCAGTTCCGGGGACGAAAAAGCGGTGAAGGATATGGCGCAGGCCAATATCAATGAAATCGCCGCCGCCAAGATTGCGCTGAGCAAAGCGCAAAGCAGCGACGTGAAAGCCTTCGCGCAGAAGATGGTCGACGATCATGGTGCAGCTCTGACCAAAGTCCAGACGGTCGCCCAGCAAAAAGGTGTAACGCTGCCGACGGAGCCGGACGCTGAGCATAAGGCTATGGCAGCGAAGCTGGAAAAAGCGAGCGGTGATGACTTTGACAAAATGTATATGGAAAACGCCGGTACTAAAGACCACAAGATGGTGCTGACGAAACTGCAAAGCGATGCGAAGATGATCAAAGATCCGGATGTGAAGGCGCTGGCTGACGCACATACGCCGGTCGTTGAGCAGCATCTGAAATCAGCCGAGCAGATGACTAAGTAA
- the thiP gene encoding thiamine/thiamine pyrophosphate ABC transporter permease ThiP, whose protein sequence is MATRRQPLIPGWLLPGAAAATLMVAVALAAFFALWLNAPVTDVAALWQDSYLWHVVRFSFWQAFLSALLSVAPAISLARALYRRRFPGRQMLLRLCAMTLILPVLVAVFGILSVYGRQGWLAQIFGSHWTFSPYGLQGILLAHVFFNLPMATRLLLQALEQIPGEQRQLAAQLGMRGWAFFRFVEWPWLRRQIPPVAALIFMLCFASFATVLSLGGGPQATTIELAIYQALSYDFEPGRAALLALVQMICCLGLVLLSQRLSKAIAVGTNHLTGWRDPQDSLLRRLADGTLIVLALLLLLPPLIAVMVEGLNRSLLDVLAQPVLWQATWTSLRIALCAGVLCVILTMMLLWSSRELRARQQPFAGQALELSGMLILAMPGIVLATGFFLLLNNATGLPDSADGIVIFTNALMAIPYALKVLENPMRDVAARYTLLCQSLGMAGLQRLRVVELRALKRPLAQALAFACVLSIGDFGVVALFGNDDFRTLPFYLYQQIGSYRSQDGAVTALLLLALCFILFTVIEKLPGRHAKTD, encoded by the coding sequence ATGGCAACGCGCCGTCAGCCGTTAATTCCCGGCTGGCTGCTGCCCGGTGCCGCCGCGGCCACACTGATGGTGGCGGTGGCGCTGGCGGCCTTTTTTGCGCTGTGGCTGAATGCGCCGGTAACGGACGTCGCCGCGCTGTGGCAGGACAGTTACCTGTGGCACGTGGTGCGCTTCTCGTTCTGGCAGGCGTTTTTATCCGCCCTGCTGTCGGTGGCTCCGGCGATTTCCCTGGCCCGCGCGCTGTATCGCCGTCGCTTTCCGGGGCGGCAAATGCTGTTGCGCCTGTGCGCCATGACGCTGATTTTGCCGGTGCTGGTGGCGGTGTTCGGCATTCTCAGCGTCTATGGCCGTCAGGGCTGGCTGGCGCAGATTTTCGGATCGCACTGGACGTTTTCGCCTTATGGCCTGCAGGGGATCCTGCTGGCCCACGTCTTCTTTAACCTGCCGATGGCGACCCGCCTGCTGTTACAGGCGCTGGAGCAGATCCCCGGCGAGCAGCGCCAGCTTGCCGCCCAGCTCGGGATGCGCGGCTGGGCGTTTTTCCGCTTTGTGGAATGGCCCTGGCTGCGGCGGCAAATCCCGCCGGTGGCCGCGCTGATCTTTATGCTCTGCTTCGCCAGCTTTGCCACCGTGCTGTCGCTGGGCGGTGGACCACAGGCCACCACCATTGAGCTGGCGATTTATCAGGCGCTGAGTTACGACTTTGAACCAGGCCGCGCGGCGTTGCTGGCGCTGGTGCAGATGATCTGCTGTCTCGGGCTGGTGCTGTTAAGCCAGCGGCTGAGCAAAGCCATTGCCGTCGGCACAAATCACCTCACCGGCTGGCGCGATCCGCAGGACAGTCTGTTGCGCCGCCTCGCCGATGGCACGCTGATTGTGCTGGCCCTGTTGCTGTTGCTGCCGCCGCTGATTGCCGTGATGGTCGAAGGCCTGAATCGCAGCCTGCTGGACGTGCTGGCGCAGCCGGTGCTGTGGCAGGCGACCTGGACCTCGCTGCGCATCGCACTGTGCGCCGGGGTGCTGTGTGTGATCCTGACCATGATGCTGCTGTGGAGCAGCCGCGAACTGCGCGCCCGCCAGCAACCCTTCGCCGGGCAGGCGCTGGAGCTGTCCGGCATGTTGATCCTCGCAATGCCCGGCATCGTGCTGGCGACCGGCTTCTTTTTACTGCTTAACAACGCCACCGGCCTGCCGGACTCTGCCGACGGCATTGTGATTTTTACTAACGCGCTGATGGCCATCCCCTACGCGCTGAAAGTGCTGGAAAACCCGATGCGCGATGTCGCCGCCCGTTATACGCTGCTGTGCCAGTCTCTCGGCATGGCAGGGCTGCAACGGCTGCGCGTGGTGGAGCTGCGCGCGCTGAAACGTCCGCTGGCGCAGGCGCTGGCGTTTGCCTGTGTGCTGTCGATCGGCGATTTTGGCGTCGTGGCGCTGTTCGGCAATGACGATTTCCGCACGCTGCCGTTTTACCTTTATCAGCAAATAGGCTCTTATCGCAGCCAGGACGGGGCCGTAACGGCGCTGCTGCTGCTGGCGCTGTGCTTTATCCTGTTCACCGTGATTGAAAAACTTCCGGGTCGCCATGCTAAAACTGACTGA
- a CDS encoding DUF4127 family protein, with protein sequence MKIVCLPLDARPYNYDFLQSLAAMDSQLTLVMPPRDLLGFRKTPAHFAALTAFIEAHMAGADALILSLDMLIYGGLLPARTHHLTPEALHARLDWLRQLHQRYPAVEISASSLILRTPAYDSAEEEPDYYAHCGRAIWQYGIYRDRDAQGLLTAEEQLEYQRLAAELDSAARTDFEQRRQHNIAVTQAALELVTDGVLACLLIPQDDASPFGYTAMDQRQLYRAIAANRLQDRVWLHPGTDESGCTLLTRAWLTRQPTRLKFAVCWSNQAFRQFVPEYEDRPFEESLLSHSRACGIALCDDPANADALLGINGCGGVMQEGWMQQNNKALSYYRNRSLTAFCDTLASWIGGKPVGIADVAFSNGGERELIEMLDHHRLLDRLSAYAGWNTACNTLGTVLAALAFACRGDRPQQARNFMLERLVSDWAYQSEVRFAVQETVLPALGASYAQFGKHEAAILATIATRVKQCWQQTLHNSFSGQQLVIDEVRAPFKRMSGLAFTVSLKPPSSPSRD encoded by the coding sequence ATGAAAATTGTCTGTCTGCCGCTGGATGCCCGCCCCTATAACTACGATTTTCTACAGTCGCTGGCGGCGATGGATAGCCAGCTGACGCTAGTGATGCCGCCGCGTGATTTGCTCGGTTTCCGCAAAACACCCGCCCACTTTGCCGCGCTCACCGCGTTTATCGAGGCGCATATGGCTGGTGCCGATGCGCTGATCCTGTCGCTGGATATGCTGATTTACGGCGGCCTGCTGCCTGCGCGTACGCATCATTTAACGCCAGAGGCGCTGCACGCGCGCCTTGACTGGCTGCGTCAGCTCCATCAGCGTTATCCGGCAGTAGAAATCTCCGCCTCCTCGCTGATCCTGCGTACCCCCGCCTATGATTCCGCCGAAGAAGAGCCGGATTATTATGCGCACTGTGGCCGGGCCATCTGGCAGTACGGCATTTACCGCGACCGCGACGCACAGGGTCTGCTGACGGCGGAAGAACAGCTGGAGTATCAGCGTCTGGCGGCAGAGCTGGACAGCGCAGCAAGAACGGATTTCGAACAGCGTCGGCAGCACAATATCGCCGTCACGCAGGCCGCGTTGGAGCTGGTTACTGATGGTGTGCTGGCGTGTCTGCTGATCCCACAGGATGACGCCTCGCCCTTTGGCTATACCGCCATGGATCAGCGCCAGCTTTACCGGGCTATCGCCGCGAATCGCCTGCAGGATCGCGTCTGGCTGCACCCCGGCACCGACGAATCAGGTTGTACCTTACTGACCCGGGCCTGGCTTACACGGCAACCAACGCGGCTGAAATTTGCGGTCTGCTGGTCGAATCAGGCTTTTCGGCAATTTGTGCCTGAGTATGAAGATCGACCTTTTGAAGAGAGCCTGCTCTCCCACAGCCGCGCCTGCGGTATTGCCCTTTGTGATGATCCGGCAAATGCGGACGCGCTGCTGGGCATCAACGGCTGCGGCGGGGTGATGCAGGAGGGCTGGATGCAGCAGAACAATAAAGCGCTCTCTTATTACCGTAACCGCAGCCTTACCGCCTTTTGCGACACGCTGGCTTCATGGATTGGTGGCAAACCGGTCGGCATTGCCGATGTCGCTTTCAGCAACGGCGGCGAGCGGGAGTTAATTGAAATGCTGGATCACCATCGCCTGCTGGATCGCCTCAGCGCCTATGCAGGCTGGAACACTGCCTGTAATACGCTGGGCACCGTACTGGCCGCCCTCGCCTTCGCCTGTCGCGGCGACCGCCCGCAGCAGGCACGCAATTTTATGCTGGAACGTCTGGTGTCGGACTGGGCTTATCAGAGCGAAGTGCGATTTGCGGTACAGGAAACCGTGCTGCCTGCGCTGGGCGCCAGCTATGCGCAGTTCGGCAAACACGAAGCGGCTATTCTGGCGACTATTGCCACGCGCGTTAAACAATGCTGGCAGCAGACGCTGCACAACAGTTTTTCTGGCCAGCAGCTCGTCATCGACGAGGTTCGCGCGCCCTTCAAACGGATGAGCGGCCTGGCTTTTACCGTCTCTTTAAAACCCCCATCATCGCCCAGCCGTGATTAA